DNA from Eucalyptus grandis isolate ANBG69807.140 chromosome 5, ASM1654582v1, whole genome shotgun sequence:
AAAATATCTTGCATTGGTCCACAATCACCCGTCGTTTTGCAATGGGTCTCTCCTCTGCGTTAGTCTTTCGGGTCGTCCTTTCTCGGAAACCCGTCGGCAGCTTCCGTCCCCCGCAATAGCCCGGCTCGCCGCTTAACCCATGCGATCGGTGGGTATTTTCTCAGACATCATTCCACAAACTCCAAGGTTGCTTTTTTCGTTGCTATCACAACACAATCAGAGTTCCTCTCTTTTGTCTTGCCATTTGCATTGTGCGGCCCTATCTGTGCATCTCTTCCCATCGCTGAGGAGTCGTGACTCCTTCCGCTCCTAGGCCACCTCGAATCGCCCGAGCAATGGCCTGCGCGAGGCGAAGAAAATATCCTTCCCACACTTCGATTTCGTTCCCAGATCAACCCAGCTCATTCCAGATTGATCAGTCAGAGCTCACAAGGCTGGTCAATGAGAAGGATTTCGGCGGCCTCCGAGGAAAACACGGCGGCCCAGGGGGAATCGCCGAAGCCCTTAAAACTGATCTCCTCGAAGGAATTAGCGGCGAACCGGATGACATCACTCGCAGGCAAAACGCATTCGGTGTCAACACATTCAAGCGGCCCGCCAAGGGCTTCTTCCACTTTTTGCTCGAGGCTTTCAAGGACCTCACGCACCTGATTCTTCTTTTTGCTAACGTGCTTAAAAGTTGACCATTAGTCAGAGATGGTGTTTCTCAATTAAAATCATGCAAAAAAAGGAGATTTTTGCTGATTTATCATCCTGCCCTCGAGAATTAGCAAGATGTCACGCCGACCACGACCTACTACGAAAAACAAAGAGTGTTTTCTTCAACCTTAATTAATTCAAAACACCCAACATTGCTTGGCctccaaaaaatataatttttttaaagaaaacgtAAATTATTGCATTAGGTCTACTAAATTACGCAGCACTGGCATAATTTCCTCTTTCTAAATTTTCCTGTATTCCGTTTAAATGGTCTCGTTTGACTACTATGTCCGAACTACCTTTGTTCTAATTaaattaagattaaaaaaataaattatagtgTCATATGTTTCCTAGAAATTCCCAAGGCAAAATGTTCAAAGTAGGCCGATACTCAAGCAGAATACAAATGAATGAACAGAATAGAAtaggtgaaaggaaaaaagaaaaatccgtaTAAATATATACTTGGTGTATATTAAGTCCACAATCTTGCGCTCTCAATGATCAATGTTGTCCAAATCCTTTGCTCTTGAGGCAATCCAAAATGAATTATGCGAAGTTGGGTGGTGCTTTCATCTAAGCCTAGAGATGTACTCGTCACTATGGAAATGGGACCTCCAGTTCGTGTCGACGTCTTTTTCCATTACTCATTATTAGGAAGCATATATGTCGGATTATATGTTTTCTCTCTGATAGCTTTATTGGTAAATTGTCGCATTGTCTTTTATGAGGTTACGAATTCATAGCATACAGTGTAATCAACGTTAAAAAGgaccaatgaaattgaaacaTTTAGACGAAGACCCAAGACCAAATCAAAGTGATACACAACCTTGTGAACACTTAGATGGAGTCTTTCCCGTAAATAACGGGAAAACGCAAGAGTAATCATGATAATTAAAAGAGTATATAAATACGAAGCCACCCAAGCCCTCAATAAGTCTCCATAATCACACAATTTCCTCCGGCCACCATTAATGGAAGAAGCGGAAGCAGTCATGAAGATCATCGATAGATGCTGGTTCGAGCTCGAGATATTCAAGAAACGACCAGACACATCgccttcttcaacctccagatCCAACCCGGGTCAAGAAAGCATAGAAATACCCAAGAAAGAAAGCTCGTGTCTTCAAATTTCTCGGACCCCATTAATTCTTGTGAGGTCCGTGAGCGATCAAACGAGCATCATCCCAACACGCTTACAAgcaagttctctctctccagaCTCAGTCCTCCCCATGAAACCTATTCACAGCATGATctatgaagaagaggaaggttTCAAATGGAACAACCTCAGAAGCTCGGAGTTCTCGCACAGAAAAAGGGCCAAATGGGAGGAAGAGCAAAGAGAAGGACCTTGACTAAGAGCTTGTCGGAGCTCGAGGTCGAAGAGCTAAAAGGGTTCGTGGATCTGGGGTTCGTCTTCTTGGAGGAAGACAGAGTCGACTCAAGCTTGGTCTCCATCATTCCTGGGCTACAGAGACTGGGCAACAAAATTAAagatggtgaagaagatgacgaaGATGCCGGTGAGTCTGTAGTTGTTGCGAGGCCTTATCTGTCGGAGGCGTGGGAATGGtgggaggagaagaggaaggaggatcCATTGATGAACTGGAAGGTTCCGCTCTTGGGAACGAGACCGACATGAAAGAGAGTCTCAAATGGTGGGCTCACACCGTTGCTTCAACTGTTGTTAGATGACGGTtgttttgttgttcttgtcgTGGTCGTCGTCATTGTTTTATTTGGAAGTTTTGatcattcttctttcttccctcttttcttcgtgtaaaaagattatttttttttttatatattattattagttGTCAATCAAATTGGAAATTCTTATCTTGGGTAACTCTTGATTTTGCTTTGCTTAAGGAAGCAGATGTGATGTTCCTTTGGCAATGCGATATTGTAAGAAATTTGACCTATTAATTTGttagtatttaaataattacaattttatCATGTTTTAGATAGTTGCAAACCTTTTATCTAAAGTGTTTTCTCGGATATTTTATTGACCTTacgatatttttaattattaatttttttatttttttatttgaatagaGAAAGGGCTTTTGAATTGCTAGGAATATGTAACTCAGCCATTTTATAATCTCAAGCATACCATAGGGAGGGCAAGCAATTAATATTTGCTTGTTCTATGTATGGACAGATGTTAATCGTacacatgatcaaattttaacaaTGCATGTAACGATAATATAaatatcttttagttcatgactttttcatttttccttatttgtgTGTGAAATGCATGTTATAAGCATCTGCTATATATGGAGAACCAGCTCGTAAAATGAATCAAATATTTACGAGAAATTTttatgtgtgtgtctatatatatgacgatatatttttctttttcaatattacGATGTATTAACCATCAACCTAATCATTACGAATGAGTATAAATCATGTACTTAATGCACATTTATAATTTGTCGCAATACTTTATAGATACCTTttgttttggccaatttaaaactttatttctcCTTATATTTAGTAAGATATCAAGACAATTGTATAGttatgaaagaatttttttttttttttaaagatgaggAAACTCGAAAAGTAATTAAATGCACGAATGGATGGGATCAGAGCAGAGTACAGACATAAGAATAGTAATAATAAGGACAACACAAGTTTTGGTAGATCCACCAAATGGAAGATCCGGAGCATGTTCTAATGTCCACATTGACATCCCTATCAAAACGTGCGGGGCGGTCGCCAAAAAGTGTTTAGATTCGCTTCCAACCGCTAGGAAGGAAACCACTTGCTTATGAGGACTCATGGCCGTATTACCGGCAATAGCGATTGTAGAAACTCTGCATAGCTTCTCAAAAGTTCCTTTATCAAATCAGTACACATTCTCCTGTCACACCAGACACACCAGTTAGAATAACAAAATCTGACTTGGCTTTCACCAAAGAATATAATCAAGTCTAAACACCACATGATGATACCAATCATGCGACACTTGCAATATAGTGAATGTGAGGCTCAAATTTTTGCTGTGTTAGAGAATTTGAAACTGATGAGTACCAACTCTTTCACATTTATAGAATCTATTACATACATACACAAGATTTTCTCT
Protein-coding regions in this window:
- the LOC120293757 gene encoding uncharacterized protein LOC120293757, whose translation is MEQPQKLGVLAQKKGQMGGRAKRRTLTKSLSELEVEELKGFVDLGFVFLEEDRVDSSLVSIIPGLQRLGNKIKDGEEDDEDAGESVVVARPYLSEAWEWWEEKRKEDPLMNWKVPLLGTRPT